GGCTGGACGTCGAGCCCCTGCGCCAGATGCGGCAGGTCGGCGCGGTTGTCGGCGATCAGCCAGCGCTGGGACCGGAGGGTCTCGCGGTCGGCTCCCGCCAGCTGCGCGGCGTGCGCGGGGGCCGAGACGACGCAGAAATCGTCCCGCAGCAGCGGCTCCACCTCCAAACCCGGCCAGTCGCCGTCGCCGTAGCGGATTGCGAGGTCATGCCCGTCGCGGCGCAGGTCGGTTGGCGCGACGGAGGGCGCGATGGTGACGTTGATCTCCGGATGTTCGGCCCAGAAGGACGAGATGCGCGGCATCAGCCAATGCTCGGCGAAGGTGGGTGTCGTGGAAACTGACAGTGGTCGGGCTTCGTGCCGATCGGTCAGGTCACGGCACGTCGCCGAGAGCGTCGTGAACCCTTCGGTCAGCCCGTAGGCCAAGAGTGCGCCGTCCGCCGTCGGCTCCATCCCCTGACCCGCGCGGATCAGGAGGGGCATGGAAAAGAAGGTCTCGAGCGTGCGGACATGCCCGGCGATCGCGGCGTGCGTCACGTTCAGCTCGCGCGCGGCCGCCGACAGCGATCCGTTGCGCGCGGCGGCCTCGAAGGCGCGAAGCGCGGCGAGCGAGGGCATGTGCTTCCAGTCGATCATGGATGTCAGTCTGACTTACAACTGCGAAATGGTCCAGATTGGCGTGACGGGTGCTGCGCGCACATATGCCGCTGACACCAGAACCCCGTCCCCCGGAGCCGTCCCATGTTCACCTCCATCGCAGATTTTCTCCTTGGCGCCGCCCTGTCGCGCCGTCCCCGCATCGGTCACGGCACCATGCGCACCCCGTCGCGTCCGCGTGGCGAGTTCGCGCGCCACGACGATCTGGGCTGGATGGCCCGCGTCGGCACCTGGTGACCCGACGCGCCTCCGCTCAGCGGAGGCGGTACAGCTTGACGACCTTGCCCT
This portion of the uncultured Jannaschia sp. genome encodes:
- a CDS encoding LysR family transcriptional regulator produces the protein MIDWKHMPSLAALRAFEAAARNGSLSAAARELNVTHAAIAGHVRTLETFFSMPLLIRAGQGMEPTADGALLAYGLTEGFTTLSATCRDLTDRHEARPLSVSTTPTFAEHWLMPRISSFWAEHPEINVTIAPSVAPTDLRRDGHDLAIRYGDGDWPGLEVEPLLRDDFCVVSAPAHAAQLAGADRETLRSQRWLIADNRADLPHLAQGLDVQPKALALLTFATNGLVLSALRAGLGIGLQSRTLIQRDLDQGRLVEVAPLHLDGIGYYVVTRPGATSDNLRLFRRWLRRAV